A section of the Platichthys flesus chromosome 22, fPlaFle2.1, whole genome shotgun sequence genome encodes:
- the LOC133933796 gene encoding insulin receptor substrate 2-like isoform X2 has protein sequence MASPPVPGGHLLSNGTTGVKKCGYLRKQKHGHRRFFVLRESTEHFPARLEYYESEKKWRNKSAAKRVITLDSCLCVNKRADAKHKHLIALYTKDEYFSVAADNEQEQDSWFKVLTDLIAEGKVYDTPASTSSLVGFEETSYGLITPAAAAYKEVWQVNLKSKGLGQTKNLTGVYRLCLSSRTISFVKLNSETAAVCLQLMNIRRCGHSDSFFFIEVGRSAVTGPGEFWMQAEDLVVAQNIHETILEAMKAMKELSEFRPRSKSQSASTNPISVPTRRNLNNLPPSQTGLVRRSRTDSMAATSPGRKFTSCRIRTASEGDGSVTRPVSMSISVNGSPTSPHSGNLSRSHTLSAHCKMLESASNLHHSRSMPGSNSPPSASSPMSMSPRGGMSIFTPDKARRPFSCSASISGSLSDTGFLLCDDYSYSPGEPKFLPLTRSDTPDSLSSTPPSRDISELCGYMMMENTNGSRPGAGLDGQAFDQAYRKRTHSLTTPRQQQVVAPLSSASLDEYTLMRLAHGQNCHSASPKVCYPEDYGDIQIGSSRSSSSNLCGAGYMPMTPGVAPPSGKVDNYMPMSPMCVSAPKQIVNPRVHPQAGASSGYKTNSPSSSSLEDNGYMRMWCSSKSSMESPDRHGEYMNMSPGNPPPLQTPPDYLGLLSGEPASVRSNNQGGFHTLPAKLQASKTEDSSQYVLMSPQSVRQRAAESDYYSVMQPSASPSVLSPVRHGRAESLQYRGRLGRPNRLSLDTLKTLPSMNEHPLPGEPRSPGEYINIDFSCTRFSPPSTLSTESQSSSLGSSGGGLGRSSLTDYMNLELGSHSRRDADTPAEHIDALPVSSLCSGVEGVFHLGSEKGSQDPDSEGKNDYTEMTFGMTSSPPQLVPQSSASQSIRERRLSLEDQGVPGSIGVFLLGATSSVTVDPDCSAKVIRANLPGRRRHSSETFSSTATVTPVFPSFAHDTVVRRPSSVENISSRSSEGSDEEYGSPVNRQGSAGYPSRLNYIALNLLDNRDVEKCEELVGFKPTSSCKGGINGLHSTPYVCLGFKEAATTAKD, from the exons aTGGCGAGTCCTCCGGTGCCGGGAGGACACCTGTTATCTAATGGGACGACCGGCGTGAAGAAGTGCGGATACCTGAGGAAGCAGAAACACGGACACCGGCGCTTCTTCGTGCTGCGAGAGAGCACCGAGCACTTCCCCGCGCGCCTGGAGTATTATGAGAGCGAGAAGAAATGGAGGAACAAGTCCGCAGCCAAGCGGGTGATAACTTTGGACTCGTGTCTGTGCGTAAACAAACGAGCTGACGCCAAACACAAGCACCTCATCGCCCTCTACACCAAGGACGAGTACTTCTCTGTGGCTGCGGACAACGAGCAGGAGCAGGACAGCTGGTTCAAGGTTCTAACTGATTTAATAGCCGAAGGGAAAGTTTATgacaccccagcatccacctcctccttggTGGGCTTTGAGGAGACCAGCTACGGCCTCAtcactcctgcagcagctgcctaCAAGGAGGTATGGCAGGTCAACTTGAAATCCAAAGGCTTGGGTCAGACCAAGAACCTCACTGGGGTGTACAGGCTGTGTTTGTCCAGCCGCACcatcagctttgtgaaactgaaCTCTgaaactgctgcagtgtgtcTACAGCTCATGAACATAAGGAGATGTGGCCACTCGGACAGCTTCTTCTTCATAGAGGTGGGCCGGTCTGCGGTGACCGGGCCCGGGGAGTTCTGGATGCAGGCAGAGGACTTGGTGGTGGCGCAGAACATCCACGAGACCATCCTGGAGGCCATGAAGGCCATGAAGGAGCTGTCAGAGTTCAGGCCGCGCAGCAAAAGCCAGTCGGCCAGCACTAACCCCATCTCTGTGCCCACACGACGCAACCTCAACAACCTCCCCCCTAGTCAGACGGGCCTGGTGAGGAGATCCAGGACTGATAGCATGGCAGCCACGTCCCCAGGGAGAAAGTTCACATCCTGTCGGATAAGAACAGCCAGTGAGGGAGATGGAAGCGTGACCCGGCCTGTGTCCATGTCCATATCTGTGAATGGGAGCCCCACCAGTCCACACTCTGGAAATCTCAGCCGGTCCCACACCCTCAGTGCTCACTGCAAAATGCTTGAGTCCGCCTCCAACCTGCATCACAGCCGGTCCATGCCGGGGTCCAATTCCCCTCCATCTGCCTCCAGCCCCATGAGCATGTCTCCCAGAGGGGGGATGAGCATCTTCACCCCTGATAAAGCCAGGCGGCCGTTCAGCTGCAGCGCCTCCATCTCTGGCTCCCTCAGTGACACTGGCTTCTTGCTGTGTGATGACTACAGCTACAGCCCAGGTGAACCCAAATTCCTCCCCCTGACCCGCAGCGACACGCCAGACTCCCTCTCCAGCACGCCTCCCTCCCGTGACATCAGTGAACTTTGTGGCTACATGATGATGGAGAACACGAATGGCAGCCGGCCTGGCGCTGGTCTTGATGGCCAGGCGTTCGACCAGGCTTACAGGAAGCGGACACACTCCCTCACCACGCCACGACAACAGCAGGTGGTAGCGCCACTGTCCTCAGCTTCCCTGGATGAGTACACGCTCATGAGGTTGGCCCACGGACAGAACTGTCACTCCGCTTCACCTAAAGTATGCTACCCTGAGGATTATGGAGACATTCAAATCGGTTCGTCCAGGAGCTCAAGTAGTAACCTTTGCGGAGCTGGGTATATGCCAATGACGCCAGGTGTGGCACCTCCGTCTGGAAAGGTAGACAACTACATGCCCATGAGCCCCATGTGTGTCTCAGCACCAAAGCAGATTGTGAACCCCAGGGTTCATCCTCAGGCCGGGGCCAGCAGTGGCTACAAAACCAACTCTCCCTCAAGCAGCTCTCTAGAGGACAACGGCTACATGAGAATGTGGTGCAGCTCCAAATCCTCCATGGAGAGCCCAGACAGGCATGGTGAATACATGAACATGTCCCCTGGAAACCCACCTCCACTCCAGACACCCCCTGACTACTTGGGCCTGCTCTCTGGTGAACCTGCGTCCGTGAGGTCAAATAACCAGGGCGGCTTCCACACGCTGCCGGCTAAACTCCAGGCCTCGAAGACTGAGGACAGCAGCCAGTATGTGTTGATGAGCCCGCAGAGTGTGAGGCAGCGGGCTGCAGAGTCTGACTATTACTCAGTGATGCAGCCCAGCGCGAGCCCCTCAGTGCTCTCCCCTGTCAGACACGGCCGGGCAGAGAGCCTTCAATACAGAGGGAGGCTGGGACGGCCCAACAGGTTATCCCTCGACACCCTGAAGACCCTTCCCAGCATGAACGAACACCCCCTGCCCGGAGAGCCTCGGAGTCCTGGGGAGTACATTAACATAGACTTCAGCTGCACCAGattctcccccccctccaccctatCCACAGAGAGCCAGTCGTCGTCTCTGGGCTCCAGCGGCGGGGGCCTGGGGAGATCGTCCCTGACAGACTACATGAACCTGGAGCTGGGCTCACACTCACGCCGGGATGCTGACACTCCTGCTGAGCACATAGACGCACTCCCTGTGTCGTCCCTGTGCTCAGGGGTGGAGGGAGTGTTCCACCTGGGGAGTGAGAAAGGGTCTCAGGACCCCGACAGTGAGGGGAAAAACGACTACACCGAGATGACATTTGGGATGACCAGCTCGCCCCCACAGCTTGTTCCTCAGAGCTCAGCAAG CCAGAGCATCAGGGAGAGGAGGCTCTCTCTGGAGGACCAGGGAGTCCCAGGGAGCATTGGGGTCTTCCTGCTGGGGGCCACCTCCTCCGTCACAGTGGACCCTGACTGCTCTGCCAAGGTGATCCGGGCCAATCTGCCGGGACGTCGGCGCCACAGCTCTGAGACCTTCTCCTCCACCGCCACTGTGACGCCGGTCTTCCCCTCCTTCGCCCATGACACAGTGGTGAGGAGACCCAGCTCGGTGGAGAACATCTCATCCCGGAGCAGCGAGGGCTCAGATGAAGAGTACGGCAGCCCGGTGAACCGTCAGGGTTCCGCTGGCTACCCGAGCAGACTGAATTACATTGCCTTGAACCTGCTGGACAACAGGGATGTGGAGAAATGTGAAGAACTGGTTGGCTTCAAACCTACCAGCAGCTGCAAGGGGGGAATCAATGGATTACACAGCACTCCCTATGTCTGTTTGGGTTTCAAAGAGGCTGCAACCACTGCCAAAG ACTGA
- the lig4 gene encoding DNA ligase 4 encodes MEEPSTSDTAAEPSVAAQVPFLHLCTTLEKIQKSKLRPDKSKILRDFIESWRKFHSALHKDKPKTTDSFYPALRLIVPSFERERMAYGIKENMLAKLYINVLGLPQNGPEANKLLNYRAPTTSQGESGDFAGMAYFVLKKRCTSQGNLSIKEVNDFLDSVAINNGSKQKDLVKKSLLHIITQSSALEQKWLIRMILKDMKLGVSKETVLQVFHPDAAELYNVNTDLNKVCQQLHDPSLSLSEASIGLFSAFKPMLAAMANIRNVEKQMGNSPFYIQTKLDGERIQLHKDGDVYKYFTRNAFEYTQQFGGSPLEGSLTPHIHNVFKSHVVNCILDGEMMAYNPTTETFMQKGSKFDIKKLMDDSGLQTCFCVFDVLLINNQKFGNEPLKKRLEVINTVFTPVKGRIHLVQKSDARTMQEVVNALNEAIDGREEGIMVKDPLSIYKPDKRGEGWLKIKPEYVDGLMDELDLLIVGGYWGKGRRGGMMSHFLCGVAEAPKPGEKPSVFHSFCRIGSGYTMKELYDLGLKLAKHWKVYRKNDPPASILCATEKPEVYIEPCNSVIIQVKAAEIVGSDMYRTSCTMRFPRIEKIRDDKEWHQCLTLAELDQFRNKALGKLASRHLCINNDEPQKKKRKVAPKPKKVGGLIDHFKPQDLSGVTKETDMFEDVEFCVLNGTEDHPKAELEQGVVRCGGIVVQNPGHDTYCVVAGVENMRVKNLISANKHDMVWASWLLECLQQKEVVPWQPHHMIHMSPSTREHFAKEYDSYGDSFQLDTDEQQLREVFDRIGSRDQQAAVDVGQVEQRYGWDDLPTSMFRPFTVYMDSCADVGETETAIAGSCLDIRALELRYHGGRVEQQLEEGVSHVIVTEETRLLVLRTLRRSFRKKFKIVRDSWVSDSIKAGYVMNDNDYLV; translated from the exons ATGGAGGAACCTTCCACGAGTGACACTGCAGCAGAACCCTCTGTTGCAGCTCAGGTTCCTTTCCTTCACCTGTGCACCACTCTAGAGAAAATCCAGAAGTCTAAACTCCGTCCTGATAAATCCAAGATCCTCAGAGATTTCATTGAGTCGTGGAGGAAGTTCCACTCGGCCCTCCACAAAGACAAACCCAAGACCACTGACTCTTTCTACCCAGCCCTGCGCCTCATCGTTCCCTCGTTTGAACGCGAGCGGATGGCTTATGGGATCAAGGAGAACATGTTGGCGAAGCTCTACATCAACGTGTTAGGCCTCCCACAGAACGGCCCGGAGGCCAATAAGCTGTTGAACTACAGAGCTCCGACCACGTCCCAGGGGGAATCTGGAGACTTTGCGGGCATGGCATACTTTGTGCTGAAGAAGCGATGCACCAGCCAGGGGAACCTCAGCATCAAAGAAGTCAACGACTTCCTGGACTCAGTGGCGATCAACAATGGGAGCAAGCAGAAGGATCTGGTGAAGAAGAGTCTGCTGCACATCATCACCCAGAGCTCCGCCCTCGAGCAGAAGTGGCTCATCAGGATGATTCTGAAGGACATGAAGCTCGGGGTCAGCAAAGAAACTGTTCTCCAGGTCTTCCACCCAGATGCTGCTGAACTCTACAACGTCAACACAGACTTGAACAAGGTTTGCCAGCAGCTCCACGACCCGTCCTTGTCTCTGAGTGAAGCCTCCATCGGGCTTTTCTCTGCCTTCAAGCCAATGTTAGCAGCTATGGCTAACATCCGCAATGTGGAGAAACAGATGGGCAACAGCCCCTTTTACATCCAGACCAAGCTGGACGGGGAGCGAATCCAGCTGCACAAAGACGGAGACGTGTACAAATACTTCACTCGGAATGCTTTTGAATACACGCAGCAGTTTGGAGGATCGCCACTGGAGGGCTCGCTGACACCTCACATCCATAATGTGTTTAAAAGTCATGTGGTGAACTGTATCCTCGATGGGGAGATGATGGCGTACAACCCGACCACAGAGACCTTCATGCAGAAGGGGAGCAAGTTCGACATCAAGAAGCTGATGGACGACTCTGGGTTGCAGActtgcttctgtgtgtttgacgtGTTGCTAATCAATAACCAGAAGTTTGGCAATGAGCCGCTGAAGAAGCGCTTAGAGGTCATTAACACGGTGTTCACGCCAGTCAAAGGAAGGATTCACCTGGTGCAGAAGAGCGATGCCAGAACCATGCAAGAGGTGGTGAATGCCCTCAACGAGGCCATAGACGGCCGAGAAGAGGGGATCATGGTGAAGGATCCTTTATCCATCTACAAACCCGACAAACGAGGGGAAGGATGGCTAAAGATAAAGCCAGAATATGTCGATGGCTTGATGGATGAACTCGACCTGCTGATCGTTGGCGGCTACTGGGGGAAAGGCAGACGAGGCGGCATGATGTCCCACTTCTTGTGTGGCGTTGCTGAGGCTCCGAAGCCTGGAGAGAAGCCCTCAGTGTTTCATTCGTTCTGTCGCATCGGCTCCGGCTACACTATGAAGGAGCTGTACGACCTTGGATTGAAGCTCGCAAAGCACTGGAAGGTCTATCGGAAGAATGACCCCCCCGCCTCCATCCTGTGTGCGACAGAGAAGCCAGAAGTCTACATCGAGCCCTGCAATTCTGTCATCATCCAAGTCAAGGCGGCGGAGATAGTCGGCAGCGACATGTACAGAACCAGCTGCACCATGCGCTTCCCAAGGATCGAGAAGATCCGCGATGACAAAGAGTGGCACCAGTGCCTGACGCTGGCCGAGCTGGACCAGTTCCGCAACAAGGCGCTGGGGAAACTCGCCTCGCGCCACCTATGCATCAACAACGAcgaaccacagaagaagaagcgcAAGGTGGCGCCCAAACCCAAGAAGGTGGGCGGCCTCATCGACCACTTCAAGCCACAGGACCTCTCTGGGGTTACAAAGGAGACAGATATGTTTGAAGATGTGGAGTTCTGCGTCCTGAACGGCACCGAGGATCATCCAAAGGCCGAGCTGGAGCAGGGCGTGGTCAG GTGCGGAGGAATCGTGGTTCAGAACCCCGGACACGACACGTACTGTGTGGTCGCTGGCGTGGAGAACATGCGCGTCAAGAACCTGATATCGGCCAACAAGCATGACATGGTTTGGGCGTCCTGGCTGCTGGAGTGCCTGCAACAGAAGGAAGTGGTCCCATGGCAGCCGCACCACATGATCCACATGTCGCCCTCCACCAGGGAACACTTCGCCAAGGAGTACGACAGCTACGGCGACAGCTTCCAGCTGGACACGGACGAGCAGCAGCTGCGTGAGGTGTTCGACCGCATCGGCAGCCGCGACCAGCAGGCGGCCGTGGACGTGGGGCAGGTGGAGCAGCGTTACGGCTGGGACGACCTCCCCACCAGCATGTTCAGGCCATTCACGGTTTACATGGACAGCTGTGCTGACGTAGGAGAAACAGAAACCGCCATAGCTGGGTCCTGTTTGGACATCAGGGCGCTGGAGCTCCGGTACCAtggaggcagagtggagcagcagttGGAGGAGGGAGTCTCTCATGTGATCGTCACTGAGGAAACGAGACTTCTGGTTTTAAGGACTTTGAGGCGAAGCTTCAGGAAGAAGTTTAAGATTGTGAGAGACTCGTGGGTGAGTGACTCAATCAAAGCAGGATATGTGATGAATGACAATGATTACTTGGTTTGA
- the LOC133933796 gene encoding insulin receptor substrate 2-like isoform X1: MASPPVPGGHLLSNGTTGVKKCGYLRKQKHGHRRFFVLRESTEHFPARLEYYESEKKWRNKSAAKRVITLDSCLCVNKRADAKHKHLIALYTKDEYFSVAADNEQEQDSWFKVLTDLIAEGKVYDTPASTSSLVGFEETSYGLITPAAAAYKEVWQVNLKSKGLGQTKNLTGVYRLCLSSRTISFVKLNSETAAVCLQLMNIRRCGHSDSFFFIEVGRSAVTGPGEFWMQAEDLVVAQNIHETILEAMKAMKELSEFRPRSKSQSASTNPISVPTRRNLNNLPPSQTGLVRRSRTDSMAATSPGRKFTSCRIRTASEGDGSVTRPVSMSISVNGSPTSPHSGNLSRSHTLSAHCKMLESASNLHHSRSMPGSNSPPSASSPMSMSPRGGMSIFTPDKARRPFSCSASISGSLSDTGFLLCDDYSYSPGEPKFLPLTRSDTPDSLSSTPPSRDISELCGYMMMENTNGSRPGAGLDGQAFDQAYRKRTHSLTTPRQQQVVAPLSSASLDEYTLMRLAHGQNCHSASPKVCYPEDYGDIQIGSSRSSSSNLCGAGYMPMTPGVAPPSGKVDNYMPMSPMCVSAPKQIVNPRVHPQAGASSGYKTNSPSSSSLEDNGYMRMWCSSKSSMESPDRHGEYMNMSPGNPPPLQTPPDYLGLLSGEPASVRSNNQGGFHTLPAKLQASKTEDSSQYVLMSPQSVRQRAAESDYYSVMQPSASPSVLSPVRHGRAESLQYRGRLGRPNRLSLDTLKTLPSMNEHPLPGEPRSPGEYINIDFSCTRFSPPSTLSTESQSSSLGSSGGGLGRSSLTDYMNLELGSHSRRDADTPAEHIDALPVSSLCSGVEGVFHLGSEKGSQDPDSEGKNDYTEMTFGMTSSPPQLVPQSSASSQSIRERRLSLEDQGVPGSIGVFLLGATSSVTVDPDCSAKVIRANLPGRRRHSSETFSSTATVTPVFPSFAHDTVVRRPSSVENISSRSSEGSDEEYGSPVNRQGSAGYPSRLNYIALNLLDNRDVEKCEELVGFKPTSSCKGGINGLHSTPYVCLGFKEAATTAKD, encoded by the exons aTGGCGAGTCCTCCGGTGCCGGGAGGACACCTGTTATCTAATGGGACGACCGGCGTGAAGAAGTGCGGATACCTGAGGAAGCAGAAACACGGACACCGGCGCTTCTTCGTGCTGCGAGAGAGCACCGAGCACTTCCCCGCGCGCCTGGAGTATTATGAGAGCGAGAAGAAATGGAGGAACAAGTCCGCAGCCAAGCGGGTGATAACTTTGGACTCGTGTCTGTGCGTAAACAAACGAGCTGACGCCAAACACAAGCACCTCATCGCCCTCTACACCAAGGACGAGTACTTCTCTGTGGCTGCGGACAACGAGCAGGAGCAGGACAGCTGGTTCAAGGTTCTAACTGATTTAATAGCCGAAGGGAAAGTTTATgacaccccagcatccacctcctccttggTGGGCTTTGAGGAGACCAGCTACGGCCTCAtcactcctgcagcagctgcctaCAAGGAGGTATGGCAGGTCAACTTGAAATCCAAAGGCTTGGGTCAGACCAAGAACCTCACTGGGGTGTACAGGCTGTGTTTGTCCAGCCGCACcatcagctttgtgaaactgaaCTCTgaaactgctgcagtgtgtcTACAGCTCATGAACATAAGGAGATGTGGCCACTCGGACAGCTTCTTCTTCATAGAGGTGGGCCGGTCTGCGGTGACCGGGCCCGGGGAGTTCTGGATGCAGGCAGAGGACTTGGTGGTGGCGCAGAACATCCACGAGACCATCCTGGAGGCCATGAAGGCCATGAAGGAGCTGTCAGAGTTCAGGCCGCGCAGCAAAAGCCAGTCGGCCAGCACTAACCCCATCTCTGTGCCCACACGACGCAACCTCAACAACCTCCCCCCTAGTCAGACGGGCCTGGTGAGGAGATCCAGGACTGATAGCATGGCAGCCACGTCCCCAGGGAGAAAGTTCACATCCTGTCGGATAAGAACAGCCAGTGAGGGAGATGGAAGCGTGACCCGGCCTGTGTCCATGTCCATATCTGTGAATGGGAGCCCCACCAGTCCACACTCTGGAAATCTCAGCCGGTCCCACACCCTCAGTGCTCACTGCAAAATGCTTGAGTCCGCCTCCAACCTGCATCACAGCCGGTCCATGCCGGGGTCCAATTCCCCTCCATCTGCCTCCAGCCCCATGAGCATGTCTCCCAGAGGGGGGATGAGCATCTTCACCCCTGATAAAGCCAGGCGGCCGTTCAGCTGCAGCGCCTCCATCTCTGGCTCCCTCAGTGACACTGGCTTCTTGCTGTGTGATGACTACAGCTACAGCCCAGGTGAACCCAAATTCCTCCCCCTGACCCGCAGCGACACGCCAGACTCCCTCTCCAGCACGCCTCCCTCCCGTGACATCAGTGAACTTTGTGGCTACATGATGATGGAGAACACGAATGGCAGCCGGCCTGGCGCTGGTCTTGATGGCCAGGCGTTCGACCAGGCTTACAGGAAGCGGACACACTCCCTCACCACGCCACGACAACAGCAGGTGGTAGCGCCACTGTCCTCAGCTTCCCTGGATGAGTACACGCTCATGAGGTTGGCCCACGGACAGAACTGTCACTCCGCTTCACCTAAAGTATGCTACCCTGAGGATTATGGAGACATTCAAATCGGTTCGTCCAGGAGCTCAAGTAGTAACCTTTGCGGAGCTGGGTATATGCCAATGACGCCAGGTGTGGCACCTCCGTCTGGAAAGGTAGACAACTACATGCCCATGAGCCCCATGTGTGTCTCAGCACCAAAGCAGATTGTGAACCCCAGGGTTCATCCTCAGGCCGGGGCCAGCAGTGGCTACAAAACCAACTCTCCCTCAAGCAGCTCTCTAGAGGACAACGGCTACATGAGAATGTGGTGCAGCTCCAAATCCTCCATGGAGAGCCCAGACAGGCATGGTGAATACATGAACATGTCCCCTGGAAACCCACCTCCACTCCAGACACCCCCTGACTACTTGGGCCTGCTCTCTGGTGAACCTGCGTCCGTGAGGTCAAATAACCAGGGCGGCTTCCACACGCTGCCGGCTAAACTCCAGGCCTCGAAGACTGAGGACAGCAGCCAGTATGTGTTGATGAGCCCGCAGAGTGTGAGGCAGCGGGCTGCAGAGTCTGACTATTACTCAGTGATGCAGCCCAGCGCGAGCCCCTCAGTGCTCTCCCCTGTCAGACACGGCCGGGCAGAGAGCCTTCAATACAGAGGGAGGCTGGGACGGCCCAACAGGTTATCCCTCGACACCCTGAAGACCCTTCCCAGCATGAACGAACACCCCCTGCCCGGAGAGCCTCGGAGTCCTGGGGAGTACATTAACATAGACTTCAGCTGCACCAGattctcccccccctccaccctatCCACAGAGAGCCAGTCGTCGTCTCTGGGCTCCAGCGGCGGGGGCCTGGGGAGATCGTCCCTGACAGACTACATGAACCTGGAGCTGGGCTCACACTCACGCCGGGATGCTGACACTCCTGCTGAGCACATAGACGCACTCCCTGTGTCGTCCCTGTGCTCAGGGGTGGAGGGAGTGTTCCACCTGGGGAGTGAGAAAGGGTCTCAGGACCCCGACAGTGAGGGGAAAAACGACTACACCGAGATGACATTTGGGATGACCAGCTCGCCCCCACAGCTTGTTCCTCAGAGCTCAGCAAG CAGCCAGAGCATCAGGGAGAGGAGGCTCTCTCTGGAGGACCAGGGAGTCCCAGGGAGCATTGGGGTCTTCCTGCTGGGGGCCACCTCCTCCGTCACAGTGGACCCTGACTGCTCTGCCAAGGTGATCCGGGCCAATCTGCCGGGACGTCGGCGCCACAGCTCTGAGACCTTCTCCTCCACCGCCACTGTGACGCCGGTCTTCCCCTCCTTCGCCCATGACACAGTGGTGAGGAGACCCAGCTCGGTGGAGAACATCTCATCCCGGAGCAGCGAGGGCTCAGATGAAGAGTACGGCAGCCCGGTGAACCGTCAGGGTTCCGCTGGCTACCCGAGCAGACTGAATTACATTGCCTTGAACCTGCTGGACAACAGGGATGTGGAGAAATGTGAAGAACTGGTTGGCTTCAAACCTACCAGCAGCTGCAAGGGGGGAATCAATGGATTACACAGCACTCCCTATGTCTGTTTGGGTTTCAAAGAGGCTGCAACCACTGCCAAAG ACTGA